In a single window of the Solea senegalensis isolate Sse05_10M linkage group LG1, IFAPA_SoseM_1, whole genome shotgun sequence genome:
- the ropn1l gene encoding ropporin-1-like protein — MPLSDTMYCSEQIRIPPELPSILKNFTKAAIRTQPEDLLKWAVEYFTALSRGEALPVKDRLEINVASQKEAELTPGLLKTLHKQLSMRQTCSRDDLQNEWKDLCLPEDQLDILLSLGSFGSEIEWMEFFALGCSSLGGTLFGSLKFACEILTEDKEDGSDPRIPFDTFAQIYTYLAHLEGDMPQEEIDNFLGCLQKQTELQNGMIRPVDFILGEHTPLDSSSLTRDASRSE; from the exons ATGCCACTTTCCGACACAATGTACTGCTCTGAGCAAATCAGGATCCCTCCTGAACTGCCCAGTATCCTCAAAAACTTCACCAAGGCAGCCATCCGAACACAGCCTGAGGATCTGCTGAAGTGGGCTGTGGA ATACTTCACCGCACTGTCACGGGGAGAGGCTTTGCCTGTCAAGGACAGATTGGAGATAAATGTTGCCTCCCAGAAAGAGGCGGAGCTGACTCCAGGTCTACTTAAGACTCTTCATAAACAg CTGTCCATGAGGCAAACTTGTAGCAGGGATGATCTGCAGAATGAATGGAAGGATCTGTGTCTACCAGAGGATCAGCTGGACATCCTGCTATCGCTGGGCAGCTTTGGTTCAGAAATTGAGTGGATGGAGTTTTTTGCCCTGGGCTGCAGTTCTCTTGGAGGG ACCCTATTTGGTTCTTTGAAGTTTGCCTGCGAGATCCTGACAGAGGACAAGGAGGACGGTAGTGACCCGAGGATCCCATTTGACACCTTTGCCCAGATTTACACTTACCTGGCTCATCTCGAGGGGGACATGCCACAGGAGGAGATTGACAACTTCCTTGGCTGTCTGCAAAAACAAAC GGAGCTCCAAAATGGGATGATAAGACCTGTGGACTTCATCCTCGGCGAGCACACTCCTCTGGACTCATCGAGCCTCACCAGAGACGCGTCACGATCTGAATAG